In Spea bombifrons isolate aSpeBom1 chromosome 5, aSpeBom1.2.pri, whole genome shotgun sequence, the sequence TTATCATCATaaatagggtttattcactaaaggcagagaaaacatgaagataaaagttgaaaccacaaccctCCCGCAAAGTCCCCTTTTTAGTGAATCAACCCCAATGTAATTGTGAAGCTATGAAAGTCAATACAGAATgcaggaaaaaaagtaaaaaaaaaatatattttaaaaataatgtcattACCAAATGCCTAAGCTCTTTTATGTCTCTACAGACAGTGTAAAATACGCCAAGGAGGATATTAATATATGAAGCATAGAATTCTGGAGAGTACTCTGGAGGATAGTCGCTGGATAGGATCCTTTGAAGTTCCGCTGCAAAACAAGAAGGGGGCGTCTCACATTACGCAGACCACCAACATCAACAATGGAGACTCATTCCAGGCTGCCACCAAGATCGCTGAATATACACACTATGGCACATGCTTTACAAATGTGGCTTATCCCATAGCAAACAACACCAATCTGCCAATGCATGGCAAGCTCTCCAAAAGGTTTTACATTCACTACAGGCTACAGTGGATTTTCTTTAGGTTGTATGGGCTGTGGCTAACACAATAAACATTCAAAATGAAGACAAAGTCTTCAATATGTCTACATTtgtagaaacattaaaaatgtaattgccacattaagggggggggggtaacgaACGCCAGGCGGTTTAGACAGCACTCATATTTGCGTTTTTGAAGGTAGTGTGGCCGACCCAGAACCCTAGGATGAGCTGGTAGAGAATAACTAATATTTCCCAGTGCGGGTCCCACTGTGAGCACATTAGTATCATGGCTGGCACAGTTTACAGCATAGAAGTTTTGTTAACGTGAAGCAACTGAATCTCAAAAGGTACAGTATGATTAAacagtattatatttataataaaatcaatacCTTTACTGTAGTCAGCAAAATAAAAGGTCAGTGGTTCAAGGCACCCAGTGCTGGGCTGGAATGTTTCCCAAACAATTTCACTTAGAAAGATCACTGTCACATAACTCTCTgtctaaaatataaaagaaaaaaaagcatgaatacattttaatgcatatctgAAGATCGCATCCCAAAGGGAATCAAGATATCATAGCATAAAGCTTAAAATAGGCGAGAACTGCTCTGAAGCAGATTTGAAAACATGAACTGACAAAATACatagatttacattttattcacacTGACCTGGTATTTACTAGTCAGCAAGTGACACAAAATAGCAATTATGAcgatttattttccatttaaacgAAGATTTAATGCAGTTGAAATCAGTGCCTGTTTTAGTATtccaatattaataaaaacttGATTGCACTAGTGATGCACTTTAATACCAGAACTCACCAGTTCCTGTAACCTGAGAAAGCCAGGCAAGAGGTTTGCATCCATTTCACGAAGCATTTCAGCCTTATCCAAGACCTAATAATTAAGAGCATGTTTCTACATCAGTACAGGTTATATCAGGCTTCAGCCAGTGTGGCTTTGTTTGAAATCCAAACATTGAGGGATGTAACAGTTGCGCTGTTTTATGAcagaagcaatatatatatatatatatatataatgcttccGTCATAAAACAGCACAACTGCAAAACACAATTAGTGTCTGCACTATGTGTAAACTGATCAGTTCCTGCTAGAAATAGATTAGCACCAGCTGCAcctaaaaaggaacaaaatatgtattttttttagttatggATTCTGTCAAAGGTTAAGCCAGAAATGTGCATCATTTTAGCCAACTATATCACACCAGTTTCTGCAGGGCCATATTTACATTTAGTGCAGTTATGCATGTCACTTATTGGGGGCTGCAATAGGATTTAAAACTACAGTTAATTAAAAACTTAATTACAAATCTATGGAATCTCATTTAAGAGCAGTAATAAATGTTACAAGTAAACATCCTCGTAACATCGTGTGTTTTATACTCACAATGTAAACGGTCTCTTTTTCTAAACCTTGACACGAAATAGCCTTtttaaacaatctgacaaaATCATTCAAAGAATCACATCTTTCATAAGAAGAAAAGTCATTTTCTGGAGCAGGGCAGTGGTTGTGGAGCTTATTCAGTATTTCTTCGAACAGCAGCCTTGGTGAAAAACACTCAATGCAATTTATGACAGCGCTGGGAAGCTGGAGAAACatgacagaagaaaaaaatatataattaaagcaCAAAGAACATGATATTCTCTTCCACATAAATTAAAACACCAACAAGGTCAACATGCCTTATGTCTGCTACATTTAAACAGCTGgtgttaaaataccatttaaaataccctaaGGTGTctagtttaataataaaaaagtggtTTAATGGAGGTAAATCGAATTAGCGGTCTTCAAATAtgccccaaataggacatgggtggaaaaactgaaatgcgcaactgaaattatttaattcgaaaaacaataatgaattaaaaattacataaaaaaatacaccccTAAAAATTGCTACTGCACAAGATCAATGACTATGCTGTGATTAATggcaaggaaagggttaaaaacccTCTCTTCCTAATCAGTGACTATGCTAATGAATTTCATTGAATGTTCATTATGAAGCAACACTCCCTGAGCTATGGAAGAGATCAGTGATCGCTTCTGAAGCTCTTGCCAGGAGGAGGAGTGTCATATTTTAAGGGCACACTTCCTTACATTATGGCGCTTGTGATCTCTCTGGAGAGCGATCACACGGCacactggggttttttttttttgtggttttgctAAATGCCTTGATCCTTCTGGCAGCAGCGCTATATTTGAAAGGCAGCCTTTCATTATGGTGAATGTGATCACCCTGGAGCGTTACCCATATCTGTATTGAGGCATTGCTATAACACCTACTAAACGCCATTAACTCTGGCATATCAATCGTCCTTAACTGCTTGTTTTTCTGTGACCTGACTGGCATATCAGTAGtagttaatgggttaaatacTACGCAAAGCTAAGAGAAAAGAactgaaaaaagcaaaatagcaaaaacaaattttataCCCATTTTACAATATGTAGAAGCACATGTATTACACGTGATAAGATCAAATGGCCCATGAGCAGGAGCCCccgtctctgttagtcaatttgttaggttacatactacttgttatgtctacccactgtacagcgctacggaatttgatggcgctatataaaacaataaataataataatacatgatgCAATGTTGATATCTGTTAACATGTAAATAACAGTGATAATGCATAACAAGgcagaaaatattattaaactgATGATAGAGGTCTGTGAACTTACCTCTAGTGTGCTCAGCAGAGTCTCCAGGATGTACGTCTTCCCAGTGCCAGTGTGACCATAAATAAAGATGGAGGGAAAGCTAAGGTGCTGACGCTGTagacagaaaagaaaaagcatttttattatcaATACTACTATATTAAAGAATACATAATTAAAGATGAACATGTATAAACACATGGGTACGGGAGAGAAGCCGGCCCTGCTTTTgtctattaggaggttgaggAGGGATGGGACAGAAGGTGAGATTGCTTGGGAGAGGGAAAACATTATTGCAGCAAAGGTCACAAGAAGAAAACGCCAGCTTGGAGCCCTTAATGGTGtggaaaataaatctatttcCAAAATGCATGTTTTGGAAGGACTGTATGCTAcactgaacaggtgggttttcagggaGTGTTAATAGCTAGAACAAGCGGAGGACAATCCGACAGGACCATGGAGTTACAGAGAATAAGTACAGAACAGGAGAATCCAAGAGATATTTGGTGAGTGACTAAACGTGAAGGGTAAAGTGGATTGCAGTTTAACAAGAAAGCAGCGAACACGGATGTTTGTGAGAATTCTCAACTATGATGGCAATATTGTGCTTCTTTAAGCAGAtctctcccccccccaatatacgttaccaaaagtttggggtcacttcttTGGGGATATTTCTAGCAGTAACATATCtgcaaaatggttttctaatgcccaattaactttttaaatgcaaacttggattagcgaacacaacgtgccattgcaACAGTGAgtcattaaccccatctgcgctggattcctgatccatttcatattattttaatggacagaatttgcttttcattcaaaaacaaggacatttctaagagtcccaaacttttgaactgcagtattttaaatgattattaattTCTAAACACAAAAAGTCACATTTTGATAAATCTCTTACCTCTCCAAATATCGACAAGAGTGTGGAAACCTGAGCATCCCGGCATAAGATAAGCTGCTGTAATTTTTGGAGTTTTTCCTCCTCATACGCGTGATGCTCCATGCCGACTGTCCTTTTTTCCAGGGTCAGCACACCATCTGCAGTAAACAGTGTAATGAGTGGGATGAAGTGTAACATCTTTAACCCAAAACTGCCAATTTTAACTTAAAACTTATTTCACATCACTGAAACTCGGCCTTTTCTTTTGTTAGCACAAATGGACATGCAGCGGGGTGTTCTGGAGAAGCTCAACGCGATTTTAGTTAGAATGCCGTTTACTCCAACCCCTACCACACTCATCCAGTGGCTAAAGGAGACTCAGCAGCAGGGGCAGACCACTGATGAGCTTCCAGAAATGCAGAGCCCCAGCATATGTAGGGACATTACCAGAGACTTTTCACCGACCACACTCTTGGCGCAGAAAGCCGGTCACCTGCTTCCTTTCATTCGAGGATTAATTGCAAGCATATAAGAGACACTCGTTAACCATGACGTGGAACTAACTCCTCCATAACCGGCACTCGCACCGACTAGCAGCCTCTAATTCGAGAGCCCGTCAGCCATACTTCCGGTTTGTAGGGTTGACGCATGATCCCGCCAGGTCATAGCTCCTCCCCTTGGAGTAATACTGCGCGCACTTTTAGAGAGACGTTAGACGGATGCCTGTCTATCGACAGAAGTCTATGAGGTTTACTCCGAGTCGTgattattgttaatttaaaacTATCCCACATGTAACCATCGTAACGGCGCACACTGCCGGTAACTAGCAGGGGGCTGCATTCCTGCAACGAATGCAGCCGATAATGTAACAATATGAACCTCCTCAACTGACACAAGCCCTGATGGTCGCCATTCGCCACAAGTAGTGACGCAGCCCCTAATGTCACAATATACACTTCGTCACAGCTGATGCAGCCTCTACTGTATTTGTCCGTTTATACCCCAGCATATTCTGCTAAAACTCACTCGGCACGATCTGTGTAGGTCTTACTGTAAAGAGCAATTTTTGCTGCTTTAGGCGAAATTTCTCTCTCGAACGGGAATGGATGACCTCTTGTCAAGGTTGTATATTTCTATTAAGGAACAGGTCGTCAgggaccccccccca encodes:
- the ORC5 gene encoding origin recognition complex subunit 5; protein product: MEHHAYEEEKLQKLQQLILCRDAQVSTLLSIFGERQHLSFPSIFIYGHTGTGKTYILETLLSTLELPSAVINCIECFSPRLLFEEILNKLHNHCPAPENDFSSYERCDSLNDFVRLFKKAISCQGLEKETVYIVLDKAEMLREMDANLLPGFLRLQELTESYVTVIFLSEIVWETFQPSTGCLEPLTFYFADYSKAELQRILSSDYPPEYSPEFYASYINILLGVFYTVCRDIKELRHLAALNFPKYCEPIIKGEVKENDSHKLFRNIEPHLKRAMQTVYLREISSSQWEKMQNEDREAAQLKGLSAHAHVELPYYSKFLLIAAYLASFNPARTDKRFFLKHHGKIKKTDFLKKHEKTTNHLLGPKPFPLDRLLAILYSIVDSRVAPTANIFSQISSLVTLQLLTTVGHDDQLDAPKYKCTVSLDFIRAISRTVNFDIIRYLYDFL